A single window of Neurospora crassa OR74A linkage group VII, whole genome shotgun sequence DNA harbors:
- a CDS encoding amino acid transporter has protein sequence MSDKSITSLTSQDRREAEAQVVAEHLPAGYTAEFDPEHNSITTQHGSEATTHSQANKTVSAGSAEGSSSTRTRSTTPTPNEVEAGGAASSLKLQGGDIHRNIFKIDASAKLQQLHRRANTFHTPREFEQNTEVPMTVSDQLAPGGARRAFLHRKHGGGGNDFLAARMPITRNFVEFLDLYGSFAGEDLADSDEEAVEEEEEEEETRIGETTALLRHRRPSMRVPKARPHTAGTTKTFFTLIKAFVGTGIMFLPKAFANGGLLFSSLAMVIVSAVTMIAFHLLLQCTHHHGGGYGEIGAAIAGERMRTLILASITISQLGFVCAGIVFVAENLTSFLTAVTPGSQAPLSSVALIAIQVVLLVPLAWIRNISKLGPAALLADACILIGVSYIYQFDIRALAANGIHKSVVLFNPERYTLMIGSAIFTFEGIGLILPIQSSMAQPQRFEWLLAIVMVIITLVFTSVGALSYATFGTETQIEIINNFPQDSKLVNAVQFLYSVAVLVGTPVQLFPALRIIEGKVFGHRSGKRSQRTKWIKNMFRLGLLVLCAVVAVLGTGNLDKFVALIGSTACVPLVYVYPAYLHYKGVATARWAKVGDVAMMVLGVVCMVYTTAVTIYYSFM, from the coding sequence ATGTCAGACAAGTCCATCACCTCGTTGACCTCCCAAGACCGCCGCGAAGCCGAGGCACAGGTTGTCGCCGAACATCTTCCCGCCGGCTACACGGCCGAATTCGACCCCGAACACAACAGCATAACCACCCAACATGGCTCCGAAGCGACGACACACTCACAGGCCAACAAGACGGTCTCAGCCGGCAGCGCCGAGGGGTCCTCCTCTACACGGACGCGCTCGACAACACCCACACCAAACGAAGTAGAGGCCGGCggcgccgcctcctccctcaAACTCCAAGGAGGTGACATTCACCGCAACATCTTCAAGATCGACGCCTCGGCCAAACTACAACAGCTGCACCGGCGAGCCAACACCTTCCACACCCCGCGAGAGTTCGAGCAAAACACCGAAGTGCCCATGACCGTATCCGACCAGCTCGCCCCCGGCGGCGCCCGCCGCGCCTTCTTACATCGGAAacacggcggcggcgggaacGACTTCCTAGCCGCCCGCATGCCCATCACCCGCAACTTTGTTGAGTTCCTTGACCTCTACGGCAGCTTCGCCGGCGAAGATCTCGCCGACTCGGACGAGGAAGccgtcgaagaagaagaggaagaagaggaaaccCGCATTGGCGAAACCACGgctctcctccgccaccgGCGCCCTTCGATGCGCGTCCCCAAAGCCCGTCCCCACACGGCCGGCACCACCAAGACCTTCTTCACTTTGATCAAAGCCTTCGTCGGCACGGGCATCATGTTCCTCCCCAAGGCCTTTGCCAACGGCGGCCTCCTGTTCTCCTCGCTCGCCATGGTTATTGTCTCAGCAGTAACCATGATCGCCTTCCACCTGCTGCTACAATGCACCCACCATCACGGCGGCGGCTACGGCGAGATCGGCGCCGCCATCGCCGGCGAGCGCATGCGCACCTTGATCCTCGCCTCCATCACCATTTCCCAACTCGGTTTCGTATGCGCCggcatcgtcttcgtcgccGAGAACTTGACCTCCTTCCTAACAGCCGTCACGCCCGGCTCCCAAGCGCCCTTATCCTCTGTAGCGCTCATCGCCATCCAAGTAGTTCTCCTCGTTCCGCTCGCGTGGATCCGCAACATCTCCAAGCTCGGTCCCGCCGCACTTCTAGCAGACGCCTGCATCCTCATTGGCGTATCATACATTTACCAATTCGACATTCGCGCTCTAGCGGCAAACGGGATCCACAAGTCCGTAGTCCTCTTCAACCCGGAGCGGTACACACTGATGATTGGCTCCGCCATTTTTACTTTTGAGGGAATCGGCTTGATCCTCCCGATCCAGAGCTCCATGGCCCAGCCGCAGCGCTTCGAATGGTTGTTGGCTATAGTGATGGTCATCATCACTCTAGTCTTCACCTCCGTCGGCGCCCTATCTTATGCGACCTTTGGCACGGAAACGCAGATTGAAATCATCAACAACTTCCCGCAGGACAGCAAGCTGGTTAATGCAGTACAATTCCTCTACTCGGTTGCTGTCCTGGTAGGCACGCCCGTTCAGCTGTTCCCGGCGCTGAGGATCATCGAGGGCAAAGTCTTTGGGCATCGGTCGGGCAAGAGGAGTCAGAGGACCAAGTGGATCAAGAACATGTTTCGATTGGGACTGTTGGTGCTTTGTGCAGTGGTGGCAGTGTTGGGAACGGGTAATCTGGATAAGTTTGTCGCCTTGATCGGGAGCACGGCGTGCGTGCCGCTGGTGTACGTGTATCCGGCGTATTTGCACTACAAGGGCGTGGCGACGGCGAGGTGGGCCAAGGTGGGGGATGTGGCCATGATGGTTTTGGGAGTGGTTTGTATGGTTTATACGACGGCCGTGacgatttattatagtttcatgtga